In Pseudomonas sp. GCEP-101, one DNA window encodes the following:
- a CDS encoding retention module-containing protein — protein MGVVSKVIGEVFAVAADGSRRPLSQGDKVFVGEQLVTGANGAVALKVAGGGEITLGRDSSLPLTSQMLAAAHQSDQGDQAVAQQQPATPTKQDVTDVKALQAAIAAGVDPTQAAEATAAGPSAAGAAANGKPGGGHSFVLLTEIGGHIDPTIGFPTGPIGSGPLPLREFVGNPQPQVEAVVPPDGVPSAGSGGAANVFEAGLPGGLPNGAGEGATFTGNLGYSFGPDGVGSFAWGTAGLPSLTSGGAAITYSVSPDGLVLTGSANGTPVFTVTLTDINTGTFEVTLLQPVDHPVQGSEDTLTFNLPYVITDGNGTPANGSVTVGIVDDAPQGSLSANNGVDVLLQTHDANTAGAAFDTATTDFSSAFQVTANYGGDGAGSTQLSYSLNLVAGNGADSGLTSGGAAIFLYSVGGVIVASTAASAAGITGENTVFSLSVNGSTGVVTLTQFSAIDHALPGSEGSYASQAVALDSGLVQLQGNLTVTDRDGDSVTSSSSLDLGGRVSFTDDGPSIAVGNTEGLQLTVDESALGTDATSSVAVSSLFNAQFGADGAGSITYQVSTTDNTDSGLKDTATGDKIFLFNTANGVEGRVGGADGAVAFRVTLGEDGKITLDQVRALVHPDSADANDPLSLGEGKISLSATVTDADGDHQGASLDLGSKLTFLDDGPSISVGNTEGLHLTVDESDLSQDASSSGSVADLFNAQFGADGAGSITYQISTTDNTDSGLKDTATGDKIFLFNTATGVEGRVGGADGAVAFRVTLGEDGKITLDQVRALVHPDSADANDPLSLGEGKISLSATVTDADGDHQSASLDLGSKLTFLDDGPRIAPIDGSELQLSVDETTLGQSATSSGSVADLFSGQFGADGAGSITYKLEAANNSDSGLTDTASGQRVFLFNTANGVEGRLETSGETAFRVTIGQDGKVTLEQLRALVHSDTSDPNDSLSLAGKIALSATITDKDGDSATTSIDLGGKLSFLDDGPSIAPSTEHDIQLTVDESNLAVDATSTASVADLFSGNFGADGAGQITYRIETQDNTDSGLKDTATGSQIFLFNTASGVEGRVGGVNGDVAFRVTLGQDGKVALDQLRAVVHPTADANEGVSLDPNTLALSATITDKDGDSATTSIDLGSKLTFLDDGPSISAGNTEGLHLTVDETNLNLDASSTGSVADLFNAQFGADGAGSITYRIETQDNTDSGLKDTATGSQIFLFNTASGVEGRVGGVNGDVAFRVTLGQDGTITLDQVRAIVHPNPGSDNEGVSLNPNTLALTATITDKDGDSATASIDLGDKLTFLDDGPRITASTSADIALSVDETHLGVPDTSSASVADLFTAHFGADGAGTITYTLAGADNSDSGLKDTATGQKVYLYNTADGIEGRLQGTDTVAFRVYVDGDGKVTLEQLRALAHPDASNPDDALNLPGQITLTATITDKDGDSASAQIDLGSKLTFLDDGPSIVPCLDADISLEVDESNLSNDARVEVSLVSQLFTPSFGADGPGTITYKVTTVDGTDSGVKTTQGESILLYNVNGTVVGKVAGSGAIAFVVSEDQGALMLDQRLALKHPDPTNPDEPLRLPDGKITLTATITDGDGDTASAHVDLGTKMVFYDDAPTISASAQGAPGLVVDETNLAINASADFSGQFNGNYGADGQGSLSYKVEAVANGSDSGLQTSQGQTILLFNEGTSVVGRVGGPAGAIAFKVTVADGVVTLDQQMALKHPDGSNPDDALSIAGGKINLVATITDGDGDSSHAELDLGSRLTFKDDGPSISASSQGAPVLTVDETNLAGNASGDFSGQFSSSFGADGAGTVTYQLSAVSNGLDSGLKTTSGQTILLFNEGGSVVGRVGGDQGAIAFKVTISGGVVTLDQQMALQHPNASNPDDSVSLLNNKIILAATITDADGDSLSANLDLGGRLVFKDDGPSISANAGQAPVLTVDETVLATDATGNFSGAFTANGGADGGTVSYGLSATDGTASGLQTTSGQSIVLVKVSDTVVEGRVGNIGGAVAFSLTLNSTTGDLTLDQKLALKHADATNPDDSVSLLGSKIALVATITDGDGDQSVASLDLGGKLVFKDDGPVLIAGGSVTGQVMEDALPGGNPDGAGDTTTATGSLSSLVNFGADGPGAFSLTGNTASLSAQNLTSGGVALSYSVVGNLLTAMAGAKTIFTLSVDAAGHYEFKLLGPLDHPLHNGDDGEQLTLNLGGVIKATDGDGDPVSLGAGSLVIHVQDDLPVVHSEPPCQDVSDSQGFILTGNLDVSFGGDGLGAFDLSGNTAPDGLTYVVTQLTGGGSQLTAYDGNNQPFFVLKVNADGSYSFEVVNSRPTTSVDYDLTKVSAGGPQTSIVLNADGLTATFTSPGSVVNPSNNGMGVGGNNLIDTGEKLNVAFNEKVYDASFDVQKLSTSDVLTWSVYGEGGTLLAQGTYSPPAGTGEGDATHWNLLTDGHFTSGSAYQLSQTGFTSVVLSSSGGDYRVASIEVKQSVLPQDLDLNFHLGITDGDGDSTSLNLCLDLSTPNPLLVVGSNDHDSGSSTTQHTIPNPSDADKSGDIVGGNGNDVLVGDKGGVSVSTTPGKNYNIALVLDRSGSMNEPGGPDRLSLAKNALINLLNQVKGHDGVINVALVSFATSSTIATLAGLNSSNVQGMIDKINALTADGNTNYEAAMKSASAWFAGQVGGGADAAHNYVNLAFFLTDGNPTTFNGDSTNSGNSTEYNDVQKALTAGADMLNGTGVFAGADHVSVNAIGIDDGVNTNILRFFDNTNTVGTGTIDYGKNDVVGNVGQPQIIHTGSELTTALQEGVSNVSPAPVGNDHLVGGSGNDIIFGDVINTDSLSWAGHAAGTHNGQGFQGLVDYLTATNGGTAPTSGQLLDYIAAHAQELNVVGDTRGGDDILEGGAGNDLMFGQGGNDKLIGGPGDDILYGGTGADEFIWKSGDTGHDVIKDFSIAEHDVLNFADLLQGETATASSLAHYLTFSVNAGTTSIGVSPTSGGAVTQTVDLANVDLSAKYAGHAGSGVLSAGDTQTVLNGLLGDHAIKTDTV, from the coding sequence ATGGGTGTCGTCAGCAAGGTAATCGGCGAAGTGTTTGCGGTAGCCGCCGATGGATCGCGTCGTCCTTTGTCACAGGGAGACAAGGTGTTTGTCGGTGAACAGCTGGTCACCGGCGCCAATGGCGCGGTCGCGCTGAAAGTCGCCGGGGGCGGCGAGATCACCCTGGGGCGCGACAGCTCGCTGCCGCTGACCTCGCAGATGCTGGCCGCTGCGCACCAGTCGGACCAGGGTGACCAGGCGGTTGCCCAGCAACAGCCGGCGACACCGACCAAGCAGGACGTCACCGACGTCAAGGCCCTGCAGGCCGCCATCGCCGCGGGCGTCGACCCGACCCAGGCCGCCGAGGCCACCGCCGCCGGCCCGAGCGCCGCGGGCGCTGCCGCCAATGGCAAGCCCGGTGGCGGGCACTCCTTCGTGTTGCTGACCGAAATCGGCGGGCATATCGACCCCACCATCGGCTTCCCCACCGGGCCCATCGGCTCCGGTCCCTTGCCCCTGCGCGAGTTCGTTGGTAACCCGCAGCCTCAGGTCGAAGCCGTCGTGCCGCCGGATGGCGTGCCGAGCGCCGGCTCTGGCGGCGCTGCCAATGTGTTCGAAGCCGGGCTGCCCGGCGGCCTGCCCAATGGCGCGGGTGAGGGGGCGACCTTCACCGGCAACCTGGGCTACAGCTTCGGCCCCGATGGCGTCGGCAGCTTCGCCTGGGGCACAGCGGGGCTGCCCAGCCTGACCTCCGGCGGCGCGGCCATCACCTACAGCGTCAGCCCTGACGGCCTCGTGCTCACCGGCAGCGCCAATGGCACGCCGGTGTTCACCGTCACCCTCACCGATATCAACACCGGCACATTCGAAGTGACGCTCCTGCAGCCGGTGGACCACCCGGTACAGGGCTCCGAAGACACCCTGACCTTCAACCTTCCCTACGTCATTACCGATGGCAACGGCACGCCGGCCAACGGCAGCGTGACCGTGGGCATCGTCGACGATGCGCCACAGGGCAGCCTGTCCGCCAACAATGGCGTGGACGTGCTGCTGCAGACCCACGACGCCAACACCGCCGGTGCGGCCTTCGACACCGCCACCACCGACTTCAGCTCGGCCTTCCAGGTGACCGCCAACTACGGCGGCGACGGCGCCGGCAGCACGCAACTGAGCTACAGCCTGAACCTGGTGGCCGGCAACGGTGCCGACTCGGGGCTGACCAGCGGCGGCGCGGCTATCTTCCTGTACAGTGTGGGGGGCGTCATCGTCGCGTCCACCGCCGCCAGCGCGGCCGGCATCACGGGTGAGAACACCGTCTTCAGCCTGTCGGTGAACGGCAGCACCGGCGTGGTCACCCTGACCCAGTTCAGCGCCATCGACCACGCCCTGCCGGGCAGCGAGGGCAGCTACGCCAGCCAGGCCGTTGCGCTCGATTCCGGCCTGGTGCAACTGCAGGGCAACCTGACGGTCACCGACCGTGATGGCGACAGCGTCACCTCCAGCAGCTCGCTGGACCTGGGCGGCCGGGTGAGCTTCACCGACGACGGCCCGAGCATTGCCGTGGGCAACACCGAAGGCCTGCAACTGACCGTGGATGAGTCCGCCCTGGGCACCGACGCCACCAGCAGCGTGGCAGTCAGCAGCCTGTTCAATGCCCAGTTCGGCGCCGATGGTGCCGGCTCGATCACCTACCAGGTCAGCACCACCGACAACACCGACAGCGGCCTGAAAGACACCGCCACGGGCGACAAGATCTTCCTGTTCAACACTGCCAATGGCGTCGAAGGCCGAGTCGGCGGCGCCGATGGCGCCGTCGCCTTCCGCGTGACGCTGGGCGAGGACGGCAAGATCACCCTCGACCAGGTACGTGCACTGGTCCACCCCGACAGCGCCGATGCCAACGACCCGCTGAGCCTGGGCGAAGGCAAGATCAGCCTGAGCGCCACCGTGACCGACGCCGATGGCGACCACCAGGGCGCCAGCCTCGACCTGGGCAGCAAGCTCACCTTCCTCGATGACGGCCCGAGCATCTCCGTGGGCAATACCGAAGGCCTGCACCTGACGGTGGACGAGTCTGACCTGAGCCAGGACGCCAGCAGCAGCGGCTCGGTGGCGGACCTGTTCAACGCCCAGTTCGGCGCCGACGGCGCCGGCTCGATCACCTACCAGATCAGCACCACCGACAACACCGACAGCGGCCTGAAAGACACCGCCACCGGCGACAAGATCTTCCTGTTCAACACCGCCACCGGCGTCGAAGGCCGAGTCGGCGGCGCCGATGGCGCCGTCGCCTTCCGCGTGACGCTGGGCGAGGACGGCAAGATCACCCTCGACCAGGTGCGTGCGTTGGTCCACCCGGACAGCGCCGATGCCAACGATCCGCTGAGCCTGGGCGAAGGCAAGATCAGCCTGAGTGCCACCGTGACTGACGCCGATGGCGACCATCAGAGTGCCAGCCTCGACCTGGGCAGCAAGCTCACCTTCCTCGATGACGGCCCGCGCATCGCGCCTATCGACGGCAGCGAGCTGCAGCTGAGCGTGGACGAAACCACCCTCGGCCAATCGGCAACCAGCAGCGGCTCGGTGGCCGACCTGTTCAGCGGCCAGTTCGGCGCCGACGGTGCCGGCTCCATCACCTACAAGCTCGAAGCCGCCAACAACTCCGACAGCGGCCTGACCGACACCGCCAGCGGCCAGCGGGTGTTCCTCTTCAACACCGCCAACGGTGTGGAAGGGCGCCTGGAGACCAGCGGCGAAACCGCCTTCCGCGTGACCATCGGGCAGGACGGCAAGGTCACCCTGGAACAGCTGCGCGCGCTGGTGCACTCCGATACCAGTGACCCCAACGACTCGCTGAGCCTGGCCGGCAAGATCGCCCTCAGCGCGACCATCACCGACAAGGACGGCGACAGCGCCACCACCTCCATCGACCTGGGCGGCAAGCTCAGCTTCCTCGACGATGGCCCGAGCATCGCGCCGAGCACCGAGCACGATATCCAGCTGACGGTGGACGAGAGCAACCTGGCCGTGGATGCCACCAGCACGGCCAGCGTCGCCGACCTGTTCAGCGGGAACTTCGGCGCCGACGGGGCGGGGCAGATCACCTACCGGATCGAGACCCAGGACAACACCGACAGCGGCCTGAAAGACACCGCCACGGGCAGCCAGATCTTCCTGTTCAACACCGCCAGCGGCGTGGAAGGCCGCGTGGGCGGCGTGAACGGCGACGTGGCCTTCCGCGTGACCCTGGGCCAGGACGGCAAGGTCGCCCTCGACCAGCTGCGCGCCGTCGTGCATCCCACTGCCGATGCCAATGAAGGCGTCAGCCTCGACCCGAACACCCTGGCACTGAGCGCCACCATCACCGACAAGGACGGCGATAGCGCCACCACCTCCATCGACCTGGGCAGCAAGCTGACCTTCCTCGACGATGGCCCGAGCATTTCCGCCGGCAACACCGAGGGCCTGCACCTGACGGTGGACGAGACCAACCTGAACCTGGACGCCAGCAGCACCGGTTCGGTGGCTGACCTGTTCAATGCGCAGTTCGGCGCCGATGGTGCCGGTTCGATCACCTACCGGATCGAGACCCAGGACAACACCGACAGTGGCCTGAAAGACACCGCCACGGGCAGCCAGATCTTCCTGTTCAACACCGCCAGCGGCGTGGAAGGCCGCGTGGGCGGCGTCAATGGCGACGTGGCCTTCCGCGTGACCCTCGGGCAGGACGGCACCATCACCCTGGACCAGGTGCGCGCTATCGTGCACCCGAATCCGGGCAGCGATAACGAGGGCGTCAGCCTCAACCCGAATACCCTGGCGTTGACCGCCACCATCACCGACAAGGATGGCGACAGCGCCACCGCCTCCATCGACCTGGGCGACAAGCTGACCTTCCTCGATGACGGCCCGCGCATCACGGCCAGCACCAGCGCCGACATCGCGCTGAGCGTCGACGAAACCCACCTCGGCGTGCCGGACACCAGCAGCGCGTCGGTTGCCGACCTGTTCACCGCCCACTTCGGCGCGGACGGCGCCGGAACCATCACCTACACACTGGCCGGGGCCGACAACAGCGACAGCGGGCTCAAGGACACCGCGACCGGCCAGAAGGTCTACCTCTACAACACCGCCGACGGCATCGAAGGCCGCCTGCAGGGCACCGACACCGTGGCCTTCCGCGTGTATGTGGACGGCGACGGCAAGGTCACGCTGGAGCAGCTGCGCGCCCTCGCGCATCCGGACGCCAGCAACCCTGACGACGCCCTCAACCTGCCCGGCCAGATCACCCTGACCGCCACCATCACCGACAAGGACGGCGACAGCGCCAGCGCCCAGATCGACCTGGGCAGCAAGCTGACCTTCCTCGATGACGGCCCGAGCATCGTTCCCTGCCTGGACGCCGACATCAGCCTGGAGGTGGACGAGTCCAACCTGTCGAACGACGCCCGCGTCGAAGTCAGCCTGGTGTCCCAGCTGTTCACGCCGAGCTTCGGCGCTGACGGCCCGGGGACCATCACCTACAAGGTGACCACCGTCGATGGCACCGACAGTGGCGTGAAAACCACCCAGGGCGAGAGCATCCTGCTGTACAACGTCAACGGCACCGTGGTCGGCAAGGTTGCCGGCAGCGGGGCGATCGCCTTCGTGGTCAGCGAGGACCAGGGCGCGCTGATGCTCGACCAGCGCCTGGCGCTCAAGCACCCGGATCCGACCAACCCGGATGAGCCGCTGCGCCTGCCCGACGGCAAGATCACCCTGACCGCCACCATCACCGATGGCGACGGCGACACGGCGTCGGCCCATGTCGACCTCGGCACCAAGATGGTGTTCTACGACGATGCCCCGACCATCAGCGCGAGCGCCCAGGGTGCTCCCGGCCTGGTGGTGGACGAGACCAACCTGGCCATCAATGCCAGTGCGGACTTCTCCGGCCAGTTCAACGGCAACTACGGCGCGGACGGCCAGGGCTCGCTGAGCTACAAGGTCGAAGCCGTCGCCAATGGCAGCGACAGCGGCCTGCAGACCAGCCAGGGCCAGACCATCCTGCTGTTCAACGAAGGCACCAGCGTGGTCGGCCGCGTGGGCGGCCCGGCCGGGGCGATTGCCTTCAAGGTCACGGTCGCCGATGGGGTAGTGACGCTCGACCAGCAAATGGCACTCAAGCATCCGGACGGCAGCAACCCCGATGACGCGCTGAGCATCGCCGGCGGCAAGATCAACCTGGTCGCCACCATCACCGATGGCGACGGCGATTCCAGCCATGCCGAACTGGACCTGGGCAGCCGCCTGACCTTCAAGGACGACGGCCCGAGCATCAGCGCCAGCAGCCAGGGCGCTCCGGTGCTGACGGTGGACGAAACCAACCTGGCCGGCAACGCCAGCGGGGACTTCTCCGGGCAATTCAGCAGCAGCTTCGGCGCCGACGGCGCCGGCACCGTGACCTACCAGCTCAGTGCCGTTTCCAATGGCCTGGACAGCGGCCTGAAGACCACCAGCGGCCAGACCATCCTGCTGTTCAACGAAGGCGGCAGCGTCGTCGGCCGCGTCGGTGGGGACCAGGGCGCCATCGCCTTCAAGGTCACTATCTCCGGTGGCGTGGTCACCCTCGACCAGCAGATGGCGCTGCAGCACCCCAACGCCAGCAACCCCGATGACTCGGTCAGCCTGCTGAACAACAAGATCATCCTGGCCGCCACCATCACCGATGCCGACGGCGATTCGCTTTCCGCCAACCTCGACCTGGGCGGCCGGCTGGTCTTCAAGGACGACGGCCCGAGCATCAGCGCCAACGCCGGCCAGGCGCCGGTCCTCACGGTGGATGAAACCGTGCTGGCCACCGATGCCACCGGCAACTTCAGCGGCGCTTTCACCGCCAACGGCGGTGCTGACGGCGGCACCGTCAGCTACGGCCTGTCGGCGACCGACGGCACTGCTAGCGGGCTGCAGACCACCAGCGGGCAAAGCATCGTGCTGGTCAAGGTCAGCGATACGGTGGTCGAGGGCCGCGTGGGCAATATCGGCGGCGCGGTCGCGTTCAGCCTGACCCTCAACAGCACCACTGGTGACCTGACGCTCGATCAGAAACTGGCGCTCAAGCACGCCGACGCCACCAACCCCGACGACTCGGTCAGCCTGCTGGGTAGCAAGATCGCCCTGGTGGCGACCATCACCGATGGCGACGGCGACCAGAGTGTCGCCAGCCTCGACCTGGGCGGCAAGCTGGTGTTCAAGGACGATGGCCCCGTGCTCATCGCCGGCGGCAGCGTCACGGGCCAGGTCATGGAAGATGCGCTGCCGGGGGGCAACCCCGATGGCGCCGGCGACACCACCACGGCCACGGGTTCGCTCAGCAGCCTGGTGAACTTCGGCGCGGACGGCCCCGGTGCCTTCTCGCTGACCGGCAACACCGCCTCGCTCAGCGCACAGAACCTGACCTCCGGCGGCGTGGCGCTCAGCTACAGCGTGGTGGGCAACCTGCTGACCGCCATGGCCGGTGCCAAGACCATCTTCACCTTGTCGGTGGATGCGGCGGGGCACTACGAGTTCAAGCTGCTCGGCCCGCTGGATCACCCGCTGCACAATGGCGATGACGGCGAGCAGCTGACGCTCAACCTCGGCGGCGTGATCAAGGCCACCGATGGCGACGGCGACCCGGTCAGCCTGGGCGCAGGCTCGCTGGTGATCCATGTGCAGGACGACCTGCCGGTGGTGCACAGCGAACCGCCGTGCCAGGACGTCTCCGACTCCCAGGGCTTCATCCTCACCGGCAACCTGGATGTCAGCTTCGGCGGCGATGGCCTGGGCGCCTTCGACCTCAGCGGCAACACCGCGCCGGATGGCCTGACCTACGTAGTCACCCAACTGACCGGTGGCGGTTCGCAGCTCACCGCCTATGACGGCAACAACCAGCCGTTCTTCGTCCTCAAGGTCAATGCCGATGGCAGCTACAGCTTCGAGGTGGTGAACTCGCGGCCGACCACCTCGGTGGACTACGACCTGACCAAGGTCTCCGCCGGCGGCCCGCAGACCTCCATTGTCCTCAATGCCGATGGCCTTACCGCCACCTTCACCAGCCCGGGCAGTGTGGTGAACCCGTCCAACAACGGCATGGGCGTAGGCGGCAACAACCTGATCGACACCGGCGAGAAGCTCAACGTCGCGTTCAACGAAAAGGTCTATGACGCCAGCTTCGACGTGCAGAAGCTCTCCACCAGCGATGTGCTGACCTGGAGCGTCTACGGCGAGGGCGGCACCTTGCTGGCCCAGGGCACCTACTCGCCGCCGGCCGGAACCGGGGAGGGCGATGCCACCCACTGGAACCTGCTCACCGATGGCCACTTCACCTCGGGCTCGGCCTACCAGTTGTCGCAGACCGGCTTCACCAGCGTCGTGCTGAGCAGCTCCGGCGGTGATTACCGGGTTGCCAGCATCGAGGTGAAACAGTCCGTGCTGCCCCAGGACCTGGACCTCAACTTCCACCTGGGCATCACCGACGGCGACGGCGACTCCACCAGCCTCAACCTGTGCCTGGACCTGAGCACGCCCAACCCGCTGCTGGTGGTCGGCAGCAATGACCATGACAGCGGCTCGTCCACTACCCAGCACACCATTCCCAACCCCAGCGACGCCGACAAGAGCGGTGACATCGTCGGCGGCAACGGCAACGACGTGCTGGTGGGCGACAAGGGTGGCGTCTCGGTGTCCACCACCCCGGGCAAGAACTACAACATCGCCCTGGTGCTCGACCGCTCCGGCAGCATGAACGAGCCGGGCGGGCCCGACCGGCTGAGCCTGGCGAAGAACGCCCTGATCAACCTGCTCAACCAGGTCAAGGGGCATGACGGGGTGATCAACGTGGCGCTGGTCTCCTTCGCCACCTCCTCGACCATCGCCACCCTGGCCGGGCTCAACAGCAGCAACGTGCAGGGCATGATCGACAAGATCAACGCCCTCACCGCCGACGGCAACACCAACTACGAGGCCGCGATGAAGTCCGCCAGCGCCTGGTTCGCCGGGCAGGTGGGAGGCGGCGCGGATGCGGCGCACAACTACGTCAACCTGGCGTTCTTCCTCACCGACGGCAACCCGACCACCTTCAATGGCGACTCGACCAACTCCGGCAACAGCACCGAGTACAACGACGTGCAGAAAGCCCTGACCGCTGGCGCCGACATGCTCAATGGCACCGGCGTGTTCGCCGGCGCCGACCATGTCTCGGTGAACGCCATCGGCATCGACGACGGCGTCAACACCAACATCCTGCGCTTCTTCGACAACACCAACACCGTGGGCACCGGGACCATCGACTACGGCAAGAACGACGTGGTCGGCAATGTCGGCCAGCCGCAGATCATCCACACCGGCAGCGAGCTGACGACGGCGCTGCAGGAGGGCGTGAGCAACGTCTCGCCGGCGCCGGTGGGCAACGACCACCTGGTGGGCGGTTCGGGCAATGACATCATCTTCGGCGATGTCATCAACACCGACAGCCTGTCCTGGGCCGGGCATGCCGCTGGCACGCACAACGGCCAGGGCTTCCAGGGACTGGTGGACTACCTGACCGCGACCAACGGCGGGACGGCCCCCACGTCCGGGCAGTTGCTCGACTACATCGCCGCCCATGCCCAGGAGCTCAACGTCGTCGGCGATACCCGCGGTGGCGACGACATCCTCGAGGGCGGCGCCGGCAATGACCTGATGTTCGGCCAGGGCGGCAACGACAAGCTGATCGGCGGGCCGGGCGACGACATCCTGTACGGCGGCACCGGCGCGGATGAGTTCATCTGGAAGTCCGGCGACACCGGCCACGACGTGATCAAGGACTTCAGCATCGCCGAGCACGACGTGCTGAACTTCGCCGACCTGCTGCAAGGGGAAACCGCCACGGCCTCGTCGCTTGCGCACTACCTGACCTTCTCGGTCAACGCCGGCACCACCAGCATCGGCGTCAGCCCCACCAGCGGTGGCGCCGTCACCCAGACCGTCGACCTGGCCAACGTCGACCTCTCCGCCAAGTACGCGGGCCATGCCGGCAGCGGCGTGCTCTCGGCGGGGGATACCCAGACCGTGCTCAACGGCCTGCTGGGCGACCACGCGATCAAGACCGACACCGTCTGA
- a CDS encoding thiolase family protein, producing the protein MREVVIVDSVRTGLAKSFRGKFNMTRPDDMVAHCIDALLARNDLDPLLVDDCVVGAGSNEGAQGHNIGRNAAVLSRLGIHVAGMTLNRYCSSGLQAIAIAANQVASGCSDILVAGGVESITLTMGKQNLDNFVNPRLKDEFPGIYYPMGQTAEIVARRYNVTREQQDLYALQSQQRTARAQADGLFNDEIVPMSVKYQVEDKATGEKKVLDGVVDRDDCNRPDTTLEGLNSLKPVFAEDGSVTAGNASQLSDGASMTLVMSLDKALELGLKPKAFFRGFTVAGCEPDEMGIGPVFSVPKLLKAKGLQVADIDLWELNEAFASQCLYARDRLGIDNEKYNVNGGSISIGHPFGMTGSRQVGHLVRELQRRNLRYGIVTMCVGGGMGATGLFEAVR; encoded by the coding sequence ATGCGCGAAGTGGTGATCGTCGACAGCGTCCGCACCGGCCTGGCCAAGTCCTTCCGTGGCAAATTCAACATGACCCGTCCGGACGACATGGTCGCCCATTGCATCGACGCGCTGCTGGCGCGCAACGACCTCGACCCGCTGCTGGTGGACGACTGCGTGGTCGGCGCCGGCTCCAACGAAGGCGCCCAGGGCCACAACATCGGCCGCAACGCCGCCGTGCTGTCGCGCCTGGGCATCCACGTCGCCGGCATGACCCTGAACCGCTACTGCTCCTCGGGCCTGCAGGCCATTGCCATCGCCGCCAACCAGGTGGCCTCCGGCTGCAGCGACATCCTGGTGGCCGGCGGCGTCGAGTCCATCACCCTGACCATGGGCAAGCAGAACCTCGACAACTTCGTGAACCCGCGCCTGAAGGACGAGTTCCCCGGCATCTACTACCCCATGGGCCAGACCGCCGAGATCGTCGCCCGCCGCTACAACGTCACCCGCGAGCAGCAGGACCTGTACGCCCTGCAGAGCCAGCAGCGCACTGCCCGCGCCCAGGCCGACGGCCTGTTCAACGATGAAATCGTGCCGATGAGCGTGAAGTACCAGGTTGAAGACAAGGCCACCGGCGAGAAGAAAGTGCTCGACGGCGTGGTCGACCGCGACGACTGCAACCGCCCGGACACCACCCTCGAAGGCCTGAACTCCCTCAAGCCGGTGTTCGCCGAGGACGGCTCGGTCACTGCCGGCAACGCCTCGCAGCTTTCCGACGGCGCCTCGATGACCCTGGTCATGAGCCTGGACAAGGCGCTGGAGCTGGGCCTCAAGCCCAAGGCGTTCTTCCGCGGCTTCACCGTGGCCGGCTGCGAGCCCGACGAGATGGGCATCGGCCCGGTGTTCTCGGTGCCCAAGCTGCTCAAGGCCAAGGGCCTGCAGGTGGCCGACATCGACCTCTGGGAGCTCAACGAAGCCTTCGCCTCGCAGTGCCTGTACGCCCGCGACCGCCTGGGTATCGACAACGAGAAGTACAACGTCAACGGCGGCTCCATCTCCATCGGCCACCCCTTCGGCATGACCGGCTCGCGCCAGGTCGGCCACCTGGTGCGCGAACTGCAGCGCCGCAACCTGCGCTACGGCATCGTCACCATGTGCGTGGGCGGCGGCATGGGCGCCACCGGCCTGTTCGAAGCCGTTCGCTGA